GGTTCCTATGCAAATCAGGATGCGATAAGGTTTTACAGTTGGGCATTGGAGTGTTTAGCACATGGTGAGATTAAAGGCAAAGAGACAAAAGAGGTTAATTGTATAAGAAAGCGGGCAGAGGTTTTGAAACTTTTGGGAGAGAATGAGAGGGCAGTTGAAGATTTAAAGGTAGCGGTTGAGAAGGCAGAAAGGGCAGATAACAAAGAGGCGATGTCCGATTGTTTCAATCTACTTTCCAGTGTTTACGGGTCTTTATCCCGGTATAAGGATGCTGAGACTGTGGCAAGGAAGGCGGTTAGAATTGCGCAGAGTGTTGGGAACAGAAGGTATGAAGCCACAGGTCTCAACAACATCGGTAGTGTTTATTACTATCTAGGTGAATATGATAAGGCATTGGATTTTTACAGACAGTCATTAGAGATAAGAAAGGAGATTGGAGACCGCCGGGGCGAAGCCTTTAGTCTCAACAACATCGGCATTGTTTATAGTAATCTGGGTGAATATGAGAAGGCATTGGAGTTTCTCAAGCAGTCATTAGAGATAGACAAGGAGATTGGCAACCGTCAGGGCGAAGCCGCAAGTCTCAACAACATCGGCATTGTTTATAGTAATCTGGGTGAATATGAGAAGGCATTGGATTTTTACAGACAGTCATTAAAGATAGACAAGGAGATTGGAGACCGCCGGGGCGAAGCCTTGATTCTCAACAACATCGGTAATGTTTATTACTATCTAGGCAAATATGATAAGGCATTGGATTTTTACAGACAGTCATTAAAGATAAGAAAGGAGATTGGGAATCGTCAGGGCGAAGCCGCAAGTCTCGACAACATCGGCATTGTTTATAGTGATCTGGGTGAATATGATAAGGCATTGGATTTTTACAGACAGTCATTAAAGATAGACAAGGAGATTGGAGACCGCCGGGGCGAAGCCTTGATTCTCAACAACATCGGTAATGTTTATTACTATCTAGGCAAATATGATAAGGCATTGGATTTTTACAGACAGTCATTAAAGATAAGAAAGGAGATTGGGAACCGCCGGGGCGAAGCCTTTAGTCTCAACAACATCGGCATTGTTTATAGTGCTCTGGGTGAATATGATAAGGCATTGGATTTTTACAGACAGTCATTAAAGATTAGTAAGGAAACTGGTGGCCGTGAAGGTAAGGTAGAAAGCCTTATGGGAATGGGTGATGTATGCATTGAAAAGGGAGAACTCTCTCTGGCTGAGG
This genomic window from candidate division WOR-3 bacterium contains:
- a CDS encoding tetratricopeptide repeat protein, whose amino-acid sequence is MKIKFLREGGVDTYYFTKDVIREVVYQRMNQVKLRHYHQRVGEQLLVAHKESIEELAHHFYLAGDWERGLKYSMEAAERAKGSYANQDAIRFYSWALECLAHGEIKGKETKEVNCIRKRAEVLKLLGENERAVEDLKVAVEKAERADNKEAMSDCFNLLSSVYGSLSRYKDAETVARKAVRIAQSVGNRRYEATGLNNIGSVYYYLGEYDKALDFYRQSLEIRKEIGDRRGEAFSLNNIGIVYSNLGEYEKALEFLKQSLEIDKEIGNRQGEAASLNNIGIVYSNLGEYEKALDFYRQSLKIDKEIGDRRGEALILNNIGNVYYYLGKYDKALDFYRQSLKIRKEIGNRQGEAASLDNIGIVYSDLGEYDKALDFYRQSLKIDKEIGDRRGEALILNNIGNVYYYLGKYDKALDFYRQSLKIRKEIGNRRGEAFSLNNIGIVYSALGEYDKALDFYRQSLKISKETGGREGKVESLMGMGDVCIEKGELSLAEEYYNKAHPIIKEMNSRPLLSIVLCRRAEIYLGKDSLDEAEKTLEQILSLADELGSKEIRADLSSLYGRLWTKKRNWDKARSSFKKAIRIFKGLKRKFDLAKVYYYYGFLLKESGDDANAQKYFSEAKKIFEEIGARGWLKKMAKC